The DNA sequence CCCGGGCGGCTTCGGCATTCGCGGCATTGAGGGCAAGATTCGCGCCGCCGAGTACGCACGCACCCGCGGGGTGCCGTACCTGGGCATCTGCCTGGGGATGCAGATAGCCGTGATCGAGTACGCCCGGCACGTCGCGGGTCTGACCGGCGCCAACTCCGCCGAGTTCGACCCCTACTCGCCCCACAAGGTGATCGACCTGATGCCCGAGCAACTGGAGGTCGAGGGGATGGGCGGCACCATGCGGCTGGGCGACTGGCCGATGGAGCTGCGCGCCGGGACGCGGATCGCTGAGCTGTACGGCGTCCCGGCGGGCGGCACCGTCAAGGAGCGCCACCGCCACCGTTATGAGGTCAACCCGGCGTACGTGGAGCAGCTTCAGGACGCGGGCCTGCTCATCAGCGGCGTGACGCCCGGCGTGGCGGGACGGGGCGCGGGGCTGGTCGAGAGCATCGAGATTCCCGGCCACCCCTTCTTCGTGGCGCTCCAGGCGCACCCCGAGTTCAAGAGCCGCCCGATGAGGCCCAGCCCACCCTTCGCGGGGTTCGTGGCGGCGGCGCTGGGGAGTGGTCAGCGGTCAGTGGTGGGCAGTCAGCCGGAGAGGGCCGGAGCGTAAACGCTCAAGACGGCGGGAAAAGCCTCAGCGAGTGCTGGGGCTTTTCTCTTGCTGGTCGCTGATCGCGGACCCCTGAATGTCGAGCCCCGCCAGCGCCGCGTCCACCTGCGCCCCCAGCGCAGCGAGATCACCGCTGTTGTCCAGCACGACCGTCGCCCGCCGCCGTTTCTCCGCACCGGGCATCTGCCGTGCGTCCCTCGCCAGCACCTCCTCGGCCGTCAAGCCGCTGCGACGGGTCACCCTTGCCACCCGCACGTCCAGCGGGGCGTCCACGACCAGAACGGCGTCCATCTGCGCCTCCAGGCCGCCCTCGAAGAGCAGGGGCACGTCCTGCACGATCCATTCCTCGCCGCGGGCCGCCGCTGCCTGCTCCAGGGCCAGCATTTGCGCCCGGACGCGCGGGTGAATGATCGCGTTCAGCACGGCCAGCCGGGCGGGCTCGCCGAACACCGCCGCCGCGAGCGCGGCCCGGTCGAGTTGGCTGTCCCGCACCACACCGGGAAAGGCCGCCTCGATCTCAGCGAGGACAGCCGGGTCATGCGTCACCTCGCGCGCCTGCTCGTCGGCATCGAGGACGGTCAGGCCTCGCGCCCGCAGCAGGCCAGCGACGGTGCTCTTGCCCGCGCCGATGCTGCCGGTCAGGCCCAGACGGCGAGGGCGGGCGGGGGCTGACGGGGTGGACACGCCGCCCAGTGTAGGGGGTGAATGGGGGAAAGGGCAGGCCAGCCTCTGGCGCCCGGAGAATATGCCTTGCCGGTTCTCCCCGGTAGACGTCGAGGCGGGGGTCAGGAAAGGGGGAATCCGGCACCCATCAGAAGTCCGTCAAACCGCGCGCTTACCTTGCTTCCATGCCCTTTTCCGCCCGCCGTGGGACGCGCCCTGGCCTCTCACTGGGACTTCACCCCGCCGCCAGCCCCCTTGCCTATGCTGTC is a window from the Deinococcus apachensis DSM 19763 genome containing:
- the coaE gene encoding dephospho-CoA kinase (Dephospho-CoA kinase (CoaE) performs the final step in coenzyme A biosynthesis.); this translates as MSTPSAPARPRRLGLTGSIGAGKSTVAGLLRARGLTVLDADEQAREVTHDPAVLAEIEAAFPGVVRDSQLDRAALAAAVFGEPARLAVLNAIIHPRVRAQMLALEQAAAARGEEWIVQDVPLLFEGGLEAQMDAVLVVDAPLDVRVARVTRRSGLTAEEVLARDARQMPGAEKRRRATVVLDNSGDLAALGAQVDAALAGLDIQGSAISDQQEKSPSTR